The genome window TGGCGTCTATCGTGACGCAGGAGCTGTACGGGGAGATGTTCAAGCACAAGGACGACGCGGCGTGCCCCGCGCACGGATTCTACACCTACGCCTCGTTCCTCGCCGCGGCCGCGCGGTTCCCGGAGTTCGGCGGCGACGGCGACCTGGCCACGCGGAAGCGCGAGGTGGCGGCGTTCCTGGCGCAGGTCTCGCACGAGACGACCGGAGGGTGGGCGACGGCGCCCGACGGACCCTTCGCGTGGGGCCTCTGTTTCAAGGAGGAGATCACGCCGCCCATCGACTACTGCGACGCCAGCAGCACGCAGTGGCCGTGCGTCGCCGGCAAGTCGTACCACGGCCGGGGCCCCATTCAGCTGTCCTGGAACTTCAACTACGGACCGGCGGGGCAGGCGCTGGGCTTCGACGGGCTGGGCAGCCCCGACGTGGTGGCCGCCGACCCGGAGGTGGCGTTCAAGACGGCGCTGTGGTTCTGGATGACGCCCCGGGCGCCCAAGCCGTCGTGCCACGACGTCATGGTGGGGCGGTACCGGCCCAGCGCCGCGGATGTTGCGGCCAACCGGACCGCGGGCTACGGGCtcaccaccaacatcatcaacggCGGCATCGAGTGCGGCAAGAGCGGCGTCCCGCAGGTGGACGACCGGATCGGCTTCTTCCGGGAGTACTGCAAGCTGCTCCGCGTCGACGTCGGGACTAACTTGGACTGTGCTCAGCAGCAGCCTTACTCTTCCTAATTAATCAGTCCATCGAACGATTAATTGTactcctcctcctgctgctgctgctgctgcttgtcTTTAATTTCGGATTTTCGATTCGAGTCGTACGCGCTGAGTTATCATTGACAACATACGTACAATAATGATGAGCAtgaagggcctgtttggtttgtcTAAGGGGTCATAACTTATCTAATCTTAAGTAAGTTGTAAGGAACCAAACAAGCCATTAATTTGCAAGTTTCGTTCAGCCCAAACTTCAATAAAATCGTGAGAGAATTGCCTAACCATGCACGGCCCCGCTGCAGGATTTTATATAAAATCGTGAGAGAATAGCCTTAAAATTGATTCCAAAGACTAGGATTTTAATTATATAAGCACATGTGAACCAGCACTTTATGCGCACTGGATATCACCGCGCTGCGAAGTCCTATGTCTACGTCGTAGAACACAAGAAAGATGTGGCATTGGTTGTGTCTTGCCCTCCCTGCAAAATCGCTGACGCGCACGAAGATGGGGCTAGTGCTGAACTACTAGTGATATCATGGTTTTCAGAGGAGCTATCAGCGGGAGGCATATGCATAGCAGGAGGTGGCCAAGCAGTGGGTgttgcacatgtgttggcacgttTTGGGGGCCTATCACCAAACAAACCCTAGGACCGGCGCACGACACACATGACCTTGGGTCCTCTATACGGGAGCGTTGATCGTCCGCCCTGGGCGGCCAGACCGTCTGCAACTGCGGAAAGGAGCTTCAATCTTCTCTGCGAGCGCATGGATCGTCCGCACGTGCGCAAAGGGCTTCGGGATCTCCTTCAGCACCTGATTCTCACCCCCGGTAGGGACTCCATTAGGGAGGAAAGATCATAGGGTTGTATTGGTATCGGCaggtgaaagtcacctagagggggtgaataggtgaaacctaaaatttataactttaaacacacgctaaggcagggttagcgttagaattaaatcggagttCAAAAGATAATTCTCCTTGCttggagttgctcaatcaatgcggataacgtttgggagcaaactcaaatcaatgtgAGCAAGGGAACTAttagagagggaaaaacaaatcaagtgaagatcaacaagtgaacacggtgatttgttttaccgaggtttggttccaaagaacctagtccccgttaaggaggccacaaaggccgggtctatttcaatcctttccctctctcaaacggtcacttagaccgagtgagccttctctttaattaatcgggtcactaagaccccgcaaggatcaccacacacttaggtgtctcttactagctttacaagcacttggaaatgagaatgagaaagtaAGAAagacaatccaagcgacaagaacaacaaaagaacacaaaaacaccctctctcaagtcactaatggaattgagttgatttggaggcttggagaggatttgatctttggaatgtgttttggagtgtagtcttttgctcttgtattgaatgttgagttcagaatgcttggatggctttgaatgatgtggttgggggtatttatagcccccaaccacttccatagtcGTTGGCTGTTTCTGCTAGCgacgggcacaccggacactcggacagtcactgttcattgtccggtgcgcgccacgtcagc of Zea mays cultivar B73 chromosome 8, Zm-B73-REFERENCE-NAM-5.0, whole genome shotgun sequence contains these proteins:
- the LOC103635911 gene encoding chitinase 10 translates to MARQLFLHPVLLAAACLLVSVVLCNAGVAQAAWWWPRWDSLFPSRGQQQHHGGYDYHDNGDGSSKSRVASIVTQELYGEMFKHKDDAACPAHGFYTYASFLAAAARFPEFGGDGDLATRKREVAAFLAQVSHETTGGWATAPDGPFAWGLCFKEEITPPIDYCDASSTQWPCVAGKSYHGRGPIQLSWNFNYGPAGQALGFDGLGSPDVVAADPEVAFKTALWFWMTPRAPKPSCHDVMVGRYRPSAADVAANRTAGYGLTTNIINGGIECGKSGVPQVDDRIGFFREYCKLLRVDVGTNLDCAQQQPYSS